One Brassica napus cultivar Da-Ae chromosome C2, Da-Ae, whole genome shotgun sequence DNA window includes the following coding sequences:
- the LOC106412722 gene encoding uncharacterized protein LOC106412722: MEKLALAVVTATRKLRPYFQYYSIIVMTSQPFRTILHSPSQSGRLTKWAIELSEYNIEYKPRTSSKAQVLADFVIELVPKEDSSSSNTKWILHVDGASSKQGSGIGIQLESPTGEMIEQSFRPGFSASNNKAEYESLIVGLRLARSVSAREISAFNDSRLVTSQFHGEYEAKNERMEAYLSVLQEIAQQFDKFELTKIPRGDNTSADVLAALASTSNPAVKRIIPVEGIDKPSINLPRKEIDLLENNPPRIDAITTRSGARRESQGLDNENNDEPDSQSAPSTSRVRTRRTATTAAIPEEAVHDTCNEAHEAFKKELEARPDWRVPIFKYIKDDELPTERWEARKIKARSSRYCIMEERLYKISQDEPYLLGVSPKDAFTILKQTHGGVCGSHSGGRSLAIRIKKLGYFWPTITDDSEQFALKCDKCQRHAPMIHQLTQKLSTISSPYPFMKWSMDVIKAASPRYPKCNVHAEAENKTIMNNLKKRLDLKKERWGEELHGVLWAYRTTPHTATGETPFSLSYGIEAVIPAEIEVPSQRRGICPEDAELNEGLLIHQLDMIEERREKAAICVQNYQQAAARYYD; encoded by the exons AACTCGCACTAGCGGTAGTAACTGCCACCAGAAAACTGAGACCCTATTTCCAGTATTATTCGATCATAGTCATGACGTCACAACCCTTTCGGACAATACTCCATAGTCCGAGCCAATCTGGCAGGCTCACAAAATGGGCAATCGAGCTCAGCGAATATAACATAGAATATAAACCACGAACGAGCTCGAAAGCACAAGTACTAGCAgatttcgtcatcgaactcGTCCCAAAGGAGGATAGCTCGAGCTCGAATACTAAATGGATATTACATGTCGACGGGGCATCATCGAAACAAGGATCCGGAATCGGAATACAGCTCGAATCCCCGACGGGAGAAATGATCGAACAATCATTTCGCCCAGGGTTCAGCGCGTCGAACAACAAAGCCGAATACGAATCCCTGATCGTGGGACTACGGCTCGCAAGAAGCGTCAGTGCCCGAGAAATCAGTGCCTTCAATGACTCGCGATTAGTCACAAGCCAATTCCACGGAGAATACGAAGCAAAAAACGAAAGAATGGAAGCATACCTTTCAGTCCTGCAAGAAATCGCTCAGCAATTCGACAAGTTCGAACTAACAAAAATCCCAAGGGGAGATAATACATCAGCGGATGTGCTGGCTGCACTGGCTTCAACTTCCAATCCAGCTGTGAAAAGAATAATACCAGTAGAAGGGATAGATAAACCAAGCATAAATCTCCCACGTAAGGAAATCGATCTTCTGGAAAACAATCCCCCGCGCATTGATGCAATCACTACTCGAAGTGGGGCACGAAGAGAAAGCCAGGGTCTCGATAATGAAAACAACGACGAGCCCGACAGTCAATCGGCCCCGAGCACATCGCGCGTCAGGACTAGAAGAACAGCGACCACCGCAGCTATCCCTGAAGAGGCCGTCCATGATACCTGCAACGAGGCACACGAGGCCTTCAAGAAGGAGCTAGAAGCCAGGCCAGATTGGAGAGTCCcgatatttaaatatataaaggaCGACGAGCTCCCCACCGAGAGATGGGAAGCTCGAAAAATAAAAGCCCGAAGTTCGCGTTATTGTATCATGGAGGAAAGACTGTACAAAATAAGTCAAGACGAGCCCTATCTATTAGGTGTATCCCCTAAGGACGCGTTCACAATCCTGAAACAAACTCATGGGGGAGTGTGCGGAAGCCACTCCGGGGGACGATCCCTAGCAATCAGGATAAAGAAACTAGGCTACTTCTGGCCAACAATCACCGATGACAGCGAGCAATTCGCGTTGAAATGCGAcaaatgccaaaggcacgcgCCGATGATACATCAGCTGACTCAAAAACTGTCTACGATATCCTCACCATACCCTTTCATGAAATGGTCTATGGATGTG ATTAAGGCCGCAAGCCCCCGATACCCAAAATGCAACGTTCATGCCGAAGCCGAAAATAAGACTATAATGAACAACCTCAAGAAAAGGCTCGACCTCAAGAAGGAGAGGTGGGGAGAAGAGCTGCATGGTGTCTTATGGGCCTACAGAACAACCCCCCACACCGCAACCGGTGAAACTCCGTTTTCACTATCTTATGGAATCGAGGCCGTAATCCCAGCCGAAATTGAGGTCCCGAGTCAGCGACGAGGAATATGTCCAGAAGACGCCGAACTCAATGAAGGGTTGTTAATCCATCAACTGGATATGATCGAGGAACGACGCGAAAAAGCAGCAATATGCGTACAAAATTACCAACAAGCCGCGGCACGTTATTATGATTAA